The genomic window CTCCCAGAAGGGTCAGTGGAGTTGGAGCCCTCCGGGCACTCAGCCTCCCTGCCCTCCAGGGGAAGCAGCTGGCCGATGTGGCAAAGCGCCTGGGCCTTCAGTACGTGGTCTACAGCGGCCTGGAGAACATCAAGAAGCTGACGGCCGGGAGGCTGACGGCCGGCCACTTCGATGGCAAAGGGGAGGTGGAGGAGTACTTCTGGGACATCGGCGTCCCCATGACCAGCGTGCGGCTGCCCTGCTACTTTGAGAACCTCCTTTCCTACTTCCTGCCCCAGAAGGCCCCGGATGGAAAGAGCTACCTGCTGAGTGAGTGGCACCCCCTCCTAGCATGAACCGTCCCTGCCCCAGGGCGCTGTAGGAGATGCCCAAATGGGCTTGTCACGGATGCTTCCAGGTGCGGCCTGTGCTTCCCGTTTCCGGTGCTGCTGCCGTTTGGAGCTTTGGAGGCAGAAGTAGTCTGGAACTTCCCTCCACAAAGGAGCAGGCAGCGGGAGGCCTGGAGCTGGCCCCAGGGCCTGTCACCCTGGCCGTCTTGTAGTGGGAGGCGCCCAGTGTTGGTCCTGCCCGCTGACAACAAGTGGGCATGGGGTGGGCACACGGGCCCTGTTCCTTACACTCTGCAAAGCTGTGCCCACATGCCCGCTGGGTCCATCCTAAGAGGGCGTCCGGCACACAGGCTCCCCAGCTCATCCAAACAGGAAGCTGCTCTGGCCGCCTCTTAGCGAGGGAGCGGAGCCACTTGCAGCCCCACCCCCGAGGTCACTCAGGAAGGCCCTTGGGGTCTGTGCAGTCCCCAGGCGGGCTGGTGTTTCCTTCTAGGATTCAGGAGTACCTGACCCACCACCGTGGTTCAGTGACACCTGCCAGGGTTGGTCTGTCCCTTCACGAATCCCCATCTTGTCCCACTCTAAGTAAATGCCACTAACGCTACATGCAGCAGCATCAGGTGCTCTGTGGGCGTGGCAATGAGACGGGCATGTGTGTTCTGGGACACGGGCCAACACGTGTGCTCTGCCTGCCAGGCCTGCCCATGGGGAACGTGCCCATGGACGGCATGTCggtggctgacctgggccctgtggtgctcagcctGCTGAAGCAGCCGGAAGGACACGtgggccaggccctggggctcAGCACCTGCAGACACACGGCGCGCGAGTACGCCGCCTTCCTCTGCAAGCACACCGGCAAGGACGTGCGCGATGCCAAGGTGGGCCCGTCTTCTGgatttggggagggtggggagggagtctTGGGTACGGACAGGGAGGTACCCCAAGGCCTCAGATAAAGGAAGCAGAAGTCACTGCCACTGGCTGTGGACGCGCTGGCCGGGGCCAATCATGGCTCGTGACGCGGGAACGGGCTAGTGACCAGGGACTGCTTGGTAGGGGCTAGCGCGGCCGTGCCCTAACACCCGCCTCTGCTTCCAGACGAGCCCCGAGGACTACGAGAAGCTTGGCTTCCCCGGTGCCCGCGACCTGGCCAACATGTTCCGCTTCTACACCCTGAAGCCCGACCGCGACATCGAGCAGACCCTGAGGCTCAATCCCAAGGCCAAGACGCTGGAGCAGTGGCTGGAGCAGCACAAAGGGGACTTTGCCCGGCTCTGAGCTGTGGCCCACTCAGCTCACCCATGTTACAATTTTCATAGAAATAAAGGCCATTGTTCGCACAGATGGCTTCTGAGAGAAAAGGGCTTTGTTGGGGCCTGAGCCAGGCTCCCTGCTCTGAACCTGGGCAGATGTGTCTGGACCACATCCTCCTGGGCACACCGtggtggggggcagaggcagcCCACCCACTGCCTCTCAGCCACCTGGAGCTgctggagcttttttttttttttttttgcttttagggtcacacccggcgatgcacggggattactcctggctctgcgctcaggaattactcctggcggtgcttgggggaccctataggatgctgggaatcgaacctgggtcggccgtgtgcaaggcaaacgctcttcccactgtgctgttgctccagcccctgcttgagCTCTTTCAAAGACGAATGACCACATGTTTtggttttaaatatctttttgtgGTAGATAATCTTATTTACATTGATACAGAATCATTTTACATACTTAAATCAGACGCTAAGAGATGctttattttactatattctgAGGGAAAACGGGaaccttctctccctccatcctgtctgagcacagaggccactggAGGGCCTGGGCTAAGCGCTTCCTGCAGCTGGCCGGGACAGTGAGATTCTGGCTGGGGCTGTTCAAACACTTCTGAGAACAGTGTCATGGTGTAAGTGGTGAGAGCCGAGCTGGGCAcaggcctgggggcagggaggctgcGGTGCCCACTCGGCCTTGGTGCAGAACAGACTGGACCTTGAGAGGCCCCCGGACAGGGGTGGAAGGACTGTGGGGAGCAGCGGCAGGGGGCACTCCCCAGAAGCCTGCGCTCCAGCCGCTCACGCCTTTGAAACTGAAAGCTCCAAGCAGAGCCGGAGAGGCCCTGCCGAGAGGTGGCGGTGCTGGATGGCGGCTGTACAGGCCACAGGCTTCCCCAAGTCCAGTTGCCAGGGACCTCCTGGACCGATGTTTGCTGAGCAGGAAATCAGTCACTTCCTAACTCCGTGCAGCTTCCGCTTCCTGGCTACACGGCGCCCCGTCTTTAATTCTTTAGCTACAATCTCCCCAAATCCAATTCCAAACTCGTCTTGGCTCCGCCCTGTGAAGTCCACTGTCCGTTTCCTCAGGAGCCAGCAGAGGCCGAGCTACCTACCGTGGCAAAGAGACACTGACCAGCCCTGGAGGCCACACCACAAGAGCATTCGAGAGGTGTTTTGCTGTCCCGTGACTGCTGCTGACGAGGAGGAGGGTCCGTGGCAGGCTCGGCGCTGCGTTCTGGAATCCTCCATCTCGCTCCGGTACGGGAGGGGCCGCAGCTCCGGGCCTAGTTTCCAGTGGACCGTTTTCCTGAGCCGAGAGACAGCGGTTACACTTCACTGGTGTTACAGGGAGACGCGTCCCGCGTGGGAGCCTATCACCTCGGGAGGAGCACGCCGGGAGCACGGCCCACCTGCCGGGCTGCCCAACCCCGGCAGGACTAGGCTGAGAGGATCTGAGTTCTAGGCCTGGCTCTACTCTCATGCACTCTCGGACCCTGGGCAACCTGGTTGCTGGTGCCTGGGAGACAGGCCCCCTGGGGGCAGGGTGCAGGCAGACGAGTCCGTGCTCAGCACAGTGCCTCCCTGGCATGGCCCTGGGAGGCCAGACACCCTGCCTTAGACTGGCACCTCTGCCGCCTGGGGGGTGTGCGGTGTGGCTGAGGGTGCAGTGAGGGAAACCGGGTACGCTCAGAGGGAAACAGGGAGAAGGCGCCTCAAGCGTTTTCCTACCTCGGCTGGGATATCAGGAGGTAAACATTTTCTTAAGTTTGGAAAGGAAGCCCTTGTCCTCCCCAGCCTCGGGCCTAGCCTTGCCTCCTGCGGAGCTATCCATGGTGCTGCCACCTGGGCACAAACAGCAGAAAGAACTGGGGTCAAGGGTGCACATCGCCTTTTCACGCCAGGTCCCTCCTACCCACGCCTGGCCACCCTGGGGCTGACCACTCAAGCAGCCACCAACTGTCACCCCAAGGAAAGAGTGGCCACTCCCAAGCTGGCCAGGGCTGCCTAGTGCACCCCAACTGCTCCTCTGGCCACGGGCCTGAGCAGGAACACGAGAAACGGGCGGGTCACTCGCAGGGTCTGACCCGGACAGCAGCACAGCCCTGCCAGCTGCTTCCACCTTCGCTCCTTCAGGCTCCTGGGAACCCCAAGCCGACGCCGGAGAGGCGCAGGGCGGGCATGTGGGTGGGTGACCACTCAAAGGCCAACACAGCTCCCAACCCCAGGCCCTTCGCCACCGCGCCGGAGACCGACAAACAGATGCCACGGGTGGTGTTTGCACATAAACCCCAGGCTGCCTGAGACACTCCCTGCTCTCAGAGCCCCAAAGTGTGCGGCACGGAAGCGCCGCCCTCCAAGGCAGCTGCTCCCAGTAAAAGAAACCTCAGTCTCAGGCCCTGGTGGGGGGCGGCACAGGTCACTTGGGTCACCGTTTGCTGCCAGGCAGGGTTAAGGCTGTGTTGAGACACAATGGGCCCAAACAAGGGGCTGAGGCACGGTGACCCCAATTCTGAGGGCTCCAAAACAGTGACCAGGCACACACGGCGCAGGAGCAGCCACTGCCACAGGGAGCCAGGCTGGCGCCCTCCTTAGGCCTTCCTgctcccttttttattttatttaattaatttatttattttttgccttttgggtcacacctggcgatgcacaggggttactcctggctctgcactcaggaatgactcctggcagtgctcaggggaccatatgggatgctgggaatcgaacccaggtcggccgcatgcaaggcaaacgccctacccgctgtgctattgctccagcccccctgctccattttttatttttatttatttatttatttatttgctcccTTTTTTAAAGGCTCAGGAACCAGGGaaggtacagtggggagggcgctagccttgcacatggccaacccgggttcgatccccagcaccctatatggttccctgaactcactcagggtgatccctgagtgcagagccaggagtaacccctgagcatagccggggatggctcaaaaacaaaaagtaaaagggCTCAGGAACCAAACAAACTATTAATCCACACAGCTGagcttctgtgtgtgtggggtgtgtgtgtgtgtgtatgtgtcgtaaggggctggggtgatagcatagcgggtagggcgtttgccttgcacgcggccgacccgggttcaaatcccagcatcccatatggtcccctgagcaccgccgggggtgattcctgagtgcagagccaggagtaacccctgtgcatagccaggtgtgacccaaaaaccaaaaaataaaaaaataaaaagtaaaaaggctCAGGAACCAAACAATTAATCCACACAGCTGAGCTtctatgtgtggtgtgtggtgtgtatgtgtgtgtgtgtgtgtgtgtgtgtgtgtgtgtgtgtgtgtgtgtgtgtgtgtgtctactaGTCCAACTGGACTTAAACACACAGTGGTGCTATcgccctccccaacccctgctgTCCCTGTACCTGCgggccagctgtggcccctggcCTTGGTGCTATCTGAGCCCTGTGGTCAAAGTATCACCAGAGCCAAAGCTGGTTAATGAttcacaacaaataaataaaacaaccagaaactctcctcacccctccccaccaccaccaacgcGGCTTTCTCTCACGCAGCCCTTCGGGACAGGTCTGCTAAGGACATCGATGGATTGGCAGCACTGGGGAGCCTCTGCACACACACGACCAAGAGGCTAGAACCTGACTTTCTAGGGGGAGAGTAGGGGACGGTTTTTACAGACTGTCGTGGGCATGCAGGTGGCTGCTAACCTCACACAAGAGCAAACGCTTTTCAGCGCAGGCAGGCAACCGCCGCCCGTTACGACAGCCAGAAAGAGCCCGAGCTGGGTGCTCTGGGTCTGTACCTTCAGAAAGTGACGCGGGAGGGGTCGCCGGATGTCCCTCTCAAGTGACCCCAAAGCACTGTGCAGCCAACAGGGATGAAAGGGGAATCATAGGCACGGCTGGTGCTTGagggggagaaactgaggcctcacAGCAGGCCGACAAGGCCCTTGCCAGatgcctgtgtgcagagctgTGCAGTGAAAACGACAACCagggtgcttaggggtcactccaaaggggctcaggggaccctatgggctgatGGAAACCGATCCCAGGCAGCCACGTGTGAGGCGAGCGCCCAGCCTGTCGATCAAAACTGGAGAGAGGCTGGCGCGGGGTCCCCATAttctgcatgtgggaggccctggatcTGCGCCGATCAAACAGAATAAAGAGATGAACAGGCGGAAGCCAGACGCAGCAGAGGCT from Sorex araneus isolate mSorAra2 chromosome 4, mSorAra2.pri, whole genome shotgun sequence includes these protein-coding regions:
- the NMRAL1 gene encoding nmrA-like family domain-containing protein 1 isoform X1 gives rise to the protein MAQPKLVVVFGATGAQGGSVARALLEDGTFRVRAVTRNPEQRAAKQLRLLGAEVVQGDQDDEASMERALSGAHAAFIVTNYWENCSQEQEVKQGKQLADVAKRLGLQYVVYSGLENIKKLTAGRLTAGHFDGKGEVEEYFWDIGVPMTSVRLPCYFENLLSYFLPQKAPDGKSYLLSLPMGNVPMDGMSVADLGPVVLSLLKQPEGHVGQALGLSTCRHTAREYAAFLCKHTGKDVRDAKTSPEDYEKLGFPGARDLANMFRFYTLKPDRDIEQTLRLNPKAKTLEQWLEQHKGDFARL
- the NMRAL1 gene encoding nmrA-like family domain-containing protein 1 isoform X2, with the translated sequence MAQPKLVVVFGATGAQGGSVARALLEDGTFRVRAVTRNPEQRAAKQLRLLGAEVVQGDQDDEASMERALSGAHAAFIVTNYWENCSQEQEVKQGKQLADVAKRLGLQYVVYSGLENIKKLTAGRLTAGHFDGKGEVEEYFWDIGVPMTSVRLPCYFENLLSYFLPQKAPDGKSYLLNEPRGLREAWLPRCPRPGQHVPLLHPEARPRHRADPEAQSQGQDAGAVAGAAQRGLCPALSCGPLSSPMLQFS